Proteins encoded by one window of Streptomyces sp. NBC_01571:
- a CDS encoding DedA family protein, translated as MLESMGSLTGSPWIYAAVAVSVLLDVFLPVLPSGVLVITAATAAAAGSTGAVPHAVPDILALTLSAATASVLGDLVAYRLAWRGGERLARAIARSRRLSSAQERLGAVLARGGGAGGALVVLARFAPAGRSVVSLGAGAAHRRVREFLPWSILAGLAWAAYSVALGYFGGQWLGATWLATGVSFAALFGAGAGAAYLMRRPIPQESGTGA; from the coding sequence GTGCTGGAGAGTATGGGGTCGCTTACGGGCAGCCCATGGATCTACGCGGCGGTGGCCGTCTCGGTCCTGCTGGACGTCTTCCTGCCGGTGCTGCCCAGCGGCGTCCTGGTCATCACGGCGGCCACCGCCGCGGCGGCGGGCTCCACCGGAGCCGTTCCGCACGCGGTGCCCGACATCCTGGCGCTCACCCTCTCCGCGGCCACCGCCTCGGTCCTCGGCGACCTGGTGGCGTACCGGCTGGCCTGGCGCGGCGGCGAACGCCTGGCCCGTGCCATCGCCCGCTCCCGCCGCCTCTCCAGCGCGCAGGAACGTCTCGGCGCGGTGCTCGCGCGCGGCGGAGGCGCGGGCGGCGCGCTGGTCGTCCTCGCCCGCTTCGCGCCCGCCGGCCGCTCGGTCGTCTCGCTCGGCGCCGGCGCCGCCCACCGCCGCGTCCGCGAGTTCCTGCCCTGGTCCATACTCGCCGGCCTGGCCTGGGCCGCGTACAGCGTGGCCCTCGGCTACTTCGGCGGGCAGTGGCTGGGCGCGACCTGGCTGGCCACGGGGGTCTCGTTCGCGGCGCTGTTCGGCGCCGGCGCGGGCGCGGCCTACCTGATGCGCCGGCCCATACCCCAGGAGTCGGGCACCGGCGCCTGA
- a CDS encoding alkaline phosphatase D family protein: MAELLLGPLLRYVDGSSATFWVEASRPCTAEVRCAGGARGEARTFQVAGHHYALVPVDGLTPGTVSAYEVLLDDVCVWPLPDSALPPSVVRTPDGQDAVRVTFGSCRWAAPPADEKDPVGPDALDTLARRIAAAPDGERPDVLLLLGDQVYADEVSDATRAWLAARRSLADPPGSQVADYEEYTRLYYESWLDPEVRWLLSTVPSCMIFDDHDVIDDWNTSAAWVADIRATGWWRERLLSGLMSYWVHQHLGNLSPRELAEDPLYAAVRETPDGTDVLRGFAAQSDADPASVRWSYRRDFGRVRVLMVDTRAARVLAEHERAMLDPGEARWLREQALDAPGSYDHLLIGTSLPWLLPHLVHEAEAWDAALCRGERGTRWARFGEKLRRGADLEHWAAFPASFDALAGLVAEAGSGPDAPATVCVLSGDVHHAYVAEPSWPEGTSGPDARVLQLTCSPVHNSIPPYMRLGFRFGWSALGRAIGRRLARHGNCARPAVSWRRTGGPWFGNQLMTLTLHGRSSRLRLEHARAGRRGGREGARLRTVVESELSP; the protein is encoded by the coding sequence ATGGCGGAGCTGCTCCTGGGGCCGCTGTTGAGGTACGTCGACGGGTCGTCCGCGACCTTCTGGGTCGAGGCGAGCCGTCCGTGCACCGCCGAGGTGCGCTGCGCGGGCGGCGCCCGCGGCGAGGCGCGCACGTTCCAGGTCGCCGGGCACCACTACGCGTTGGTGCCGGTGGACGGACTGACACCGGGCACGGTGTCCGCGTACGAGGTACTGCTGGACGACGTCTGCGTCTGGCCGCTGCCCGACTCGGCCTTGCCGCCCTCGGTCGTCCGCACCCCGGACGGACAGGACGCGGTCCGGGTCACCTTCGGTTCCTGCCGCTGGGCGGCTCCCCCCGCCGACGAGAAGGACCCGGTGGGTCCCGACGCCCTGGACACCCTCGCGCGACGTATCGCCGCCGCACCGGACGGCGAACGCCCCGACGTCCTGCTGCTGTTGGGCGACCAGGTGTACGCGGACGAGGTCTCCGACGCGACCCGCGCGTGGCTCGCCGCCCGCCGCAGCCTCGCGGACCCCCCGGGCAGCCAGGTCGCGGACTACGAGGAGTACACCCGCCTCTACTACGAATCCTGGCTCGACCCCGAGGTCCGCTGGCTGCTGTCGACCGTGCCCAGCTGCATGATCTTCGACGACCACGACGTCATCGACGACTGGAACACCAGCGCCGCGTGGGTCGCCGACATCCGGGCCACGGGGTGGTGGCGCGAGCGGCTGCTGAGCGGACTGATGTCGTACTGGGTCCACCAGCACCTCGGCAACCTCTCGCCGCGCGAACTGGCCGAGGACCCCCTCTACGCCGCCGTCCGCGAGACCCCCGACGGCACGGACGTGCTCCGCGGCTTCGCCGCCCAGTCCGACGCCGACCCCGCCTCCGTGCGCTGGAGCTACCGCCGCGACTTCGGCCGCGTCCGGGTGCTGATGGTGGACACCCGGGCGGCCCGGGTGCTGGCCGAGCACGAGCGGGCGATGCTGGATCCGGGCGAGGCCCGGTGGCTGCGCGAGCAGGCACTGGACGCCCCGGGCTCGTACGACCACCTCCTGATCGGGACCTCGCTGCCCTGGCTCCTCCCCCACCTGGTGCACGAGGCCGAGGCGTGGGACGCCGCGCTGTGCCGGGGCGAGCGGGGCACGCGCTGGGCCAGGTTCGGGGAGAAGCTGCGCCGCGGGGCCGACCTGGAGCACTGGGCGGCCTTCCCGGCCTCCTTCGACGCGCTGGCCGGGCTGGTCGCCGAGGCCGGTTCGGGTCCGGACGCGCCGGCCACCGTGTGCGTGCTGTCGGGAGACGTCCACCACGCCTACGTCGCCGAACCCTCGTGGCCCGAGGGCACCTCCGGTCCCGACGCCCGCGTGCTGCAACTGACCTGCTCCCCCGTCCACAACTCCATACCGCCGTACATGCGGCTCGGATTCCGCTTCGGGTGGAGCGCGCTGGGCCGGGCGATAGGCCGCCGTCTGGCTCGGCACGGCAACTGCGCGCGCCCCGCCGTCAGCTGGCGCAGGACGGGCGGGCCCTGGTTCGGCAACCAGCTCATGACCCTGACCCTGCACGGCCGTTCCTCCCGGCTGCGGCTGGAGCACGCGCGGGCCGGGCGGAGGGGCGGGCGCGAGGGCGCCCGGCTGCGGACGGTCGTGGAGTCCGAGCTGAGTCCGTGA
- a CDS encoding cytochrome P450: MTSGTLSAQITDYANRADPYPLYAELREQPVRREDDGTYLVSTYYEVRSLANDPRLSNDTNNRLPGYARVGQPAEESGLPPSFIFTDPPVHDRLRGTINRPFGPPHSPRFLDGLREELADVVTELLDAFEGKDQVDIVEDFSYPLPVTAICKVLGVPREDEPRFHVWADALASSLDPRSGDDGGPEKAQRARQELGAYLSDLIETKRRHPGPGMLSALAPEMTPADLEATAVLLLVAGHETTVNAITNTTLTLLRHPDLLERFQKDPDLAVPLIEEVLRYEPPVQFVPWTTALADIDVAGTTIPKGSPVWLMLAAANRDPRRFEDPDRFDPDRKDNEHLGFYTGIHYCFGAPLARIELHLAVPELFRRVKFSRLLEDPPPYRANAVLRGPRHLPVAIEGLTT, translated from the coding sequence ATGACGTCCGGCACACTCTCCGCCCAGATCACCGACTACGCCAATCGGGCCGACCCCTATCCGCTCTACGCGGAGCTGCGCGAGCAACCGGTCAGGCGGGAGGACGACGGCACCTATCTGGTCAGCACCTATTACGAGGTGCGGAGCCTGGCCAACGACCCGCGGCTGAGCAACGACACGAACAACCGTCTACCCGGCTACGCCCGCGTCGGTCAACCGGCGGAGGAGTCCGGCCTGCCGCCCAGCTTCATCTTCACCGACCCGCCCGTGCACGACCGGCTGCGCGGCACCATCAACCGGCCGTTCGGCCCGCCGCACAGCCCCAGGTTCCTCGACGGCCTGCGCGAAGAACTGGCCGACGTCGTCACCGAGTTGCTCGACGCCTTCGAGGGCAAGGACCAGGTCGACATCGTGGAGGACTTCTCCTACCCCCTCCCCGTCACCGCGATCTGCAAGGTCCTCGGCGTGCCGCGCGAGGACGAACCGCGCTTCCACGTCTGGGCTGATGCCCTGGCCTCGTCACTCGACCCTCGCTCCGGCGACGACGGCGGCCCGGAAAAAGCACAGCGGGCACGTCAGGAACTGGGCGCCTACCTGTCCGATCTGATCGAGACCAAACGCCGCCACCCCGGCCCCGGGATGCTCAGCGCGCTCGCTCCCGAGATGACACCGGCAGACCTGGAGGCCACCGCGGTGCTGCTCCTGGTCGCCGGCCACGAGACCACCGTCAACGCGATCACCAATACGACGCTCACCCTGCTGCGCCACCCCGACCTCCTCGAACGGTTCCAGAAGGACCCGGACCTGGCCGTCCCGCTCATCGAGGAAGTGCTGCGGTACGAGCCTCCGGTCCAGTTCGTCCCGTGGACCACCGCCCTGGCCGACATCGACGTCGCCGGCACCACGATCCCCAAAGGCTCGCCGGTCTGGCTCATGCTGGCCGCGGCCAACCGCGATCCCCGGCGCTTCGAGGACCCCGACCGATTCGATCCCGACCGGAAGGACAACGAGCACCTGGGCTTCTACACCGGCATCCACTACTGCTTCGGCGCCCCTCTCGCCCGCATAGAACTCCATCTGGCCGTGCCCGAACTCTTCCGCCGGGTCAAGTTCTCCCGGCTGCTCGAGGACCCGCCGCCGTACCGCGCCAACGCGGTGCTGCGCGGTCCGCGCCATCTTCCCGTGGCCATCGAGGGCTTGACGACCTGA
- a CDS encoding MBL fold metallo-hydrolase — protein sequence MTPVQITYVGGPTAVVELGGVRLLTDPTFDAPGEYAIGARKLVKTAGPAVAAAEIGAVDAVLLSHDQHPDNLDSAGRTYVSGAPLTLSTASAYDRIGAPVRALPAWENVELPRPDGGGALRVTAVPALHGPEGSEPVVGEVTGFVLSGEGLPKVYVSGDNASLDVVREIARREGPFDVAVLFAGAARTPLVPDAPLTLTSEEAARAAVILGARHVVPLHFEHWGHFTEDGATLTKAFAEAGLGDRLHLLEPGASVRL from the coding sequence ATGACCCCTGTGCAGATCACCTACGTCGGCGGGCCCACGGCCGTGGTCGAGCTCGGTGGTGTCCGGCTGCTCACCGACCCGACCTTCGACGCCCCCGGCGAATACGCCATCGGCGCGCGCAAGCTGGTGAAGACCGCGGGACCGGCGGTGGCGGCCGCGGAGATCGGCGCCGTCGACGCCGTACTGCTCTCGCACGACCAGCACCCGGACAACCTCGACTCCGCCGGACGGACGTACGTCTCCGGCGCGCCCCTCACCCTGTCCACGGCATCGGCGTACGACCGCATCGGCGCTCCCGTACGGGCCCTGCCCGCCTGGGAGAACGTCGAGCTGCCGCGCCCCGACGGCGGCGGCGCGCTCCGGGTGACCGCCGTACCCGCGCTGCACGGCCCCGAGGGCTCCGAGCCGGTCGTGGGCGAGGTGACCGGGTTCGTGCTGTCCGGCGAGGGACTGCCCAAGGTGTACGTCAGCGGTGACAACGCGTCGCTGGACGTGGTCCGCGAGATCGCCCGGCGGGAGGGCCCGTTCGACGTGGCCGTCCTCTTCGCGGGTGCGGCGCGCACCCCGCTCGTACCGGACGCCCCGCTGACCCTGACCAGCGAGGAGGCCGCGCGGGCCGCCGTGATCCTGGGCGCCCGGCACGTCGTCCCCCTGCACTTCGAGCACTGGGGCCACTTCACGGAGGACGGCGCCACGCTGACGAAGGCCTTCGCGGAGGCCGGACTCGGCGACCGGCTGCACCTGTTGGAGCCGGGGGCGTCGGTGCGGCTGTAG
- a CDS encoding FAD/NAD(P)-binding domain-containing protein, whose product MSAPTAESAGPAEPTEVAVAVVGAGPRGTSVLERLCASAPELLPPDTRLTVHVVDPAPPGPGRVWRTTQSPHLLMNTVASQVTLFTDDSVACSGPIRTGPSLHTWAGGDLGPDEYPTRAHYGRYLEWVFAEVVREAPDTVRVRTHRARAVRLDDGPGGLQTLTLDDGRALPELSAVVLAQGHLPVSADRGLRDLASYAQRHGLRHVPPANPADVDLSALAPGEPVLLRGLGLNFFDHMALLTAGRGGRFTRSRRGLRYHPSGREPRLYAGSRRGVPYQARGDNAKGPYGRHTPLVLTPETVGRFRGRADSGEAPDFLGEIWPLVAKEVETVYYEGLLRGRGRLRGGPREFRERFLAVPHGDPQEAALLDEFGVPEADRWSWDRMSRPYNGHTFADAGEWRGWLLAHLRRDAAQAALGNVEGPLKAALDVLRDLRNEVRLIVDHGGLRGGSRREHLDRWYTPLNAFLSIGPPRRRVEEMTALIEAGVLDVLGPRFDVRAEDGAWIAHSPDVPGSAVRATTLIEARLPEPDLRRTADELLARLLKTGQCRPHTSDGYETGGLDVTRRPYRLMDRQGHAHTRRFAFGVPTEGVHWVTAAGARPGVDSVTLSDADAVARAALRAATAEKEAGTAPVAPRMLVPAPPG is encoded by the coding sequence TTGTCTGCACCGACCGCGGAATCCGCAGGGCCCGCCGAGCCGACCGAGGTCGCCGTCGCCGTGGTGGGCGCCGGACCGCGGGGTACGAGCGTCCTCGAACGCCTCTGCGCCTCCGCGCCGGAACTCCTGCCGCCGGACACCAGACTGACCGTCCACGTCGTCGACCCGGCGCCGCCCGGGCCCGGCCGCGTCTGGCGCACCACGCAGTCCCCGCACCTGCTGATGAACACCGTGGCCTCACAGGTGACCCTCTTCACCGACGACAGCGTGGCCTGCTCGGGCCCGATCCGCACCGGGCCGAGCCTGCACACCTGGGCCGGCGGCGACCTCGGCCCGGACGAATACCCGACCCGTGCCCACTACGGCCGCTATCTGGAGTGGGTGTTCGCCGAGGTGGTACGGGAGGCGCCGGACACCGTCCGCGTCCGGACGCACCGGGCGCGTGCGGTACGGCTCGACGACGGCCCCGGCGGCCTCCAGACCCTCACCCTCGACGACGGGCGCGCCCTGCCCGAGCTGTCCGCGGTCGTGCTCGCCCAGGGCCATCTGCCGGTGTCCGCGGACCGCGGCCTGCGCGACCTCGCCTCGTACGCACAACGGCACGGTCTGCGGCACGTCCCGCCCGCCAATCCGGCCGACGTCGATCTCTCCGCCCTCGCCCCCGGCGAGCCCGTCCTGCTGCGTGGGCTCGGCCTCAACTTCTTCGACCACATGGCACTGCTGACGGCGGGCCGCGGCGGCCGCTTCACCCGGTCCCGCCGGGGCCTGCGGTACCACCCCTCGGGCCGGGAGCCCCGTCTGTACGCGGGCTCCCGCCGCGGTGTCCCCTACCAGGCCCGCGGCGACAACGCGAAGGGGCCGTACGGCCGTCACACCCCGCTCGTCCTCACCCCCGAGACCGTGGGCCGCTTCCGCGGACGCGCCGACTCGGGCGAGGCACCGGACTTCCTGGGCGAGATATGGCCGCTGGTGGCGAAGGAGGTCGAAACCGTCTACTACGAGGGGCTGTTGAGAGGGCGCGGGAGGCTTCGCGGCGGGCCGCGGGAGTTCCGGGAACGCTTCCTCGCCGTACCCCACGGCGATCCTCAAGAGGCCGCGCTGCTCGACGAGTTCGGTGTGCCGGAGGCCGACCGCTGGTCCTGGGACCGCATGTCGCGTCCGTACAACGGGCATACGTTCGCCGACGCCGGCGAGTGGCGCGGCTGGCTGCTCGCCCATCTGCGCAGGGATGCCGCGCAGGCCGCGCTCGGGAATGTCGAGGGCCCCCTGAAGGCCGCCCTGGACGTGCTGCGGGACCTGCGCAACGAGGTGCGGCTGATCGTCGACCACGGCGGTCTGCGGGGCGGGTCGCGCCGGGAACACCTGGACCGCTGGTACACACCGCTGAACGCCTTCCTGTCCATCGGGCCGCCCCGCAGACGCGTCGAGGAGATGACCGCGCTGATCGAGGCGGGCGTCCTGGACGTCCTCGGCCCACGGTTCGACGTGCGGGCCGAGGACGGGGCCTGGATCGCGCACTCCCCGGACGTACCGGGCTCGGCCGTACGCGCGACCACGCTCATAGAGGCACGGCTTCCGGAACCGGACCTAAGGCGGACGGCCGACGAACTGCTCGCCCGGCTGCTGAAGACGGGTCAGTGCCGCCCGCACACGAGTGACGGTTACGAGACCGGGGGGCTGGACGTGACACGGCGCCCGTACCGCCTGATGGATCGTCAAGGCCACGCGCACACACGGCGGTTCGCCTTCGGGGTGCCCACGGAGGGCGTGCACTGGGTGACCGCGGCCGGCGCCAGACCAGGGGTGGACTCGGTCACGCTGTCGGACGCCGACGCGGTGGCGCGGGCGGCGCTGCGTGCCGCGACGGCCGAGAAGGAGGCGGGCACCGCCCCTGTGGCCCCCCGGATGCTCGTCCCGGCGCCACCCGGGTAG
- a CDS encoding hydrolase: MAVTTLDPHTALVVIDLQHGIVGNPGLAPHTAAEVVERSVLLADAFREQGLPVVLVRVTAAADGADAVPGRNEGPNRARSFPEGWDVIVDELAGHPEDITVTKRNWGAFYGTDLDLQLRRRGITQIVLTGIATSIGVESSARAAHEHGYHVTLATDAMTDLDGETHRNSVERIFPRLGETGTTAEIVELLAKTRA; the protein is encoded by the coding sequence ATGGCAGTCACCACGCTCGACCCGCACACCGCCCTCGTCGTCATCGACCTGCAGCACGGCATCGTCGGGAACCCGGGCCTCGCCCCTCACACCGCCGCCGAGGTCGTGGAGCGGTCGGTGCTGCTCGCCGACGCCTTCCGCGAGCAGGGCCTCCCGGTCGTCCTCGTACGGGTCACCGCCGCCGCCGACGGAGCGGACGCCGTACCCGGCCGCAACGAAGGGCCGAACCGCGCCCGCAGCTTCCCGGAGGGCTGGGACGTCATCGTCGACGAACTGGCCGGACACCCCGAGGACATCACCGTCACCAAGCGGAACTGGGGCGCCTTCTACGGCACCGACCTCGACCTGCAGCTGCGCCGCCGCGGGATCACCCAGATCGTGCTGACCGGCATCGCCACCAGCATCGGCGTCGAGTCCAGCGCCCGCGCCGCCCACGAGCACGGCTACCACGTGACCCTGGCCACCGACGCCATGACCGACCTGGACGGCGAGACCCACCGCAACAGCGTCGAGCGGATCTTCCCCCGCCTCGGCGAGACCGGCACGACCGCCGAGATCGTGGAGCTGTTGGCCAAGACCCGCGCGTGA
- a CDS encoding FAD-dependent oxidoreductase: MSADTDVEVLRRQGRIVVGASPAGLRAAETLREQGFTGSLTMIGDEPYEPYDRPPLSKQVLLGRARPEDTALPRRRDIHAEWRLGVAAESLDPDAKQVRLTNGDTVPYDRLLITTGTRARPWIHPEEATPDGVFVLRTRDDSARLYRKLTGGAPRVLVIGAGFTGSEVASACREQGLEVTVAERGPAPLMGALGGVIGAVADRLQRKHGVDLRCGVSVKSVGVPSLGDQLVVAQGTLAEERFVAVYGYRGRVIAAASFDGAKWLGFYEQQIASGVPFPPEYGSVDRRGEMLQPIDSAFPDPHLLTHGPTITLTGHSPNGRRVTFVPSHA, from the coding sequence ATGTCGGCTGACACGGACGTCGAGGTCCTGCGGCGTCAGGGCCGCATCGTCGTCGGTGCCTCGCCGGCCGGTCTGCGCGCGGCGGAGACCTTGCGCGAGCAGGGCTTCACCGGATCACTGACCATGATCGGCGACGAACCGTACGAGCCCTACGACCGGCCGCCGCTGTCCAAGCAGGTGCTGCTCGGACGGGCACGCCCCGAGGACACCGCGCTTCCGCGGCGGCGGGACATCCACGCCGAGTGGCGTCTGGGCGTCGCCGCCGAGAGCCTGGACCCGGATGCCAAGCAAGTGCGCCTGACGAACGGCGACACCGTCCCCTACGACCGCCTGCTGATCACCACCGGGACCAGAGCGCGGCCTTGGATCCACCCGGAAGAGGCCACCCCGGACGGGGTGTTCGTGCTGCGCACGCGCGACGACTCCGCCCGCCTCTACCGGAAGCTGACCGGGGGCGCGCCCCGGGTGTTGGTGATCGGCGCCGGTTTCACGGGCTCCGAGGTCGCCTCCGCCTGCCGGGAGCAGGGCCTTGAGGTCACGGTCGCCGAACGCGGCCCCGCACCGCTGATGGGTGCGCTCGGCGGAGTGATCGGCGCGGTCGCGGACCGGCTGCAGCGCAAGCACGGGGTCGACCTGCGGTGCGGCGTCAGCGTCAAGTCGGTGGGCGTTCCCTCGCTGGGCGACCAGTTGGTCGTCGCCCAGGGGACACTCGCCGAGGAGCGGTTCGTCGCGGTGTACGGCTACCGCGGCCGCGTCATCGCCGCGGCGTCCTTCGACGGAGCCAAGTGGCTGGGGTTCTACGAGCAACAGATCGCGTCGGGCGTCCCCTTCCCGCCGGAGTACGGCTCGGTCGACCGCCGGGGCGAGATGTTGCAGCCGATCGACTCGGCCTTCCCCGACCCCCATCTGCTCACCCACGGGCCCACCATCACACTGACGGGCCACTCGCCGAACGGGCGGCGTGTCACGTTCGTTCCGTCGCATGCCTGA
- a CDS encoding HNH endonuclease family protein, whose amino-acid sequence MPKVYARRRLSILAAFTGLIAMAGIFTGPNASAALPTPVSAATARTYLASLSVKTENRTGYNRDLFPTWITISGACNTREYVIKRDGSNVVTNSACTATSGSWYSVYDGATWTAASDLDIDHLVPLAEAWDSGASAWTTAQRQAFANDVTRPQLIAVTDNVNQQKSDQDPAEWMPPLSSYACTYVRAWVQVKYYYNLAVDSAEKAKLSSVLSGC is encoded by the coding sequence ATGCCGAAGGTCTACGCGCGTCGACGGCTGAGCATACTCGCAGCCTTCACCGGTCTGATAGCCATGGCCGGGATATTCACCGGCCCCAACGCCTCCGCCGCCCTGCCCACCCCGGTCAGCGCCGCCACCGCCCGCACCTACCTCGCCTCCCTCTCGGTGAAGACCGAGAACCGGACCGGCTACAACCGCGACCTGTTCCCCACCTGGATCACCATCAGCGGCGCCTGCAACACCCGTGAGTACGTCATCAAGCGCGACGGCTCGAACGTCGTCACCAACTCCGCCTGCACGGCCACCAGCGGCAGTTGGTACTCCGTCTACGACGGCGCCACCTGGACCGCCGCCTCCGACCTGGACATCGACCACCTCGTGCCGCTGGCCGAGGCCTGGGACTCCGGCGCCAGCGCCTGGACCACCGCGCAGCGTCAGGCCTTCGCCAACGACGTGACCCGCCCGCAGCTCATCGCCGTCACGGACAACGTCAACCAGCAGAAGAGCGACCAGGACCCGGCCGAGTGGATGCCCCCGCTCAGCTCGTACGCCTGCACCTACGTCCGCGCCTGGGTCCAGGTGAAGTACTACTACAACCTCGCCGTCGACTCCGCCGAGAAGGCCAAGCTGAGCTCCGTCCTCAGCGGCTGCTGA
- a CDS encoding ketopantoate reductase family protein, with protein sequence MTRNVRDERFTVAVLGPGGVGGLLAALVARAGHRVICLAGDATARVLRADGIRVHSGRFGEFTARVEADTELREPVDACLIAVKHTALDAALDRVPAGALGDGLLVPFLNGVEHPAALRARYGPDRVAPAVIRVESTRTAPGVIEHGSPFAEIDLTGDTVARERLDALAGVLTAAGPAVRVQADEAAVLWAKMSFLAPFALLTTRYGVPLGDVRTLHRTELTALVAETAAVSRASGAPADPAAALARYDAFPPGTKSSMQRDAEAGRPLELDAIGGALLRAAARHGVPVPVAERLVRELEDVRPR encoded by the coding sequence ATGACGAGGAACGTACGCGACGAGCGGTTCACGGTGGCGGTACTGGGCCCCGGCGGCGTCGGCGGGCTGCTCGCCGCGCTGGTGGCGCGGGCCGGGCACCGGGTGATCTGCCTGGCCGGGGACGCCACGGCGCGGGTGCTGCGCGCGGACGGCATCCGGGTCCACAGCGGACGGTTCGGGGAGTTCACGGCGCGTGTCGAGGCGGACACCGAGCTGCGCGAACCGGTCGACGCCTGTCTGATCGCGGTCAAGCACACGGCGCTCGACGCGGCACTCGACCGGGTACCTGCGGGGGCGCTCGGCGACGGTCTGCTCGTGCCCTTCCTGAACGGCGTCGAACACCCCGCGGCCCTGCGCGCCCGCTACGGACCGGACCGGGTGGCCCCCGCCGTCATCCGTGTCGAGTCGACCCGGACCGCCCCCGGGGTGATCGAGCACGGCAGCCCCTTCGCGGAGATCGACCTGACCGGTGACACCGTGGCGCGCGAGCGGCTCGACGCCCTCGCCGGGGTCCTCACGGCGGCCGGACCGGCCGTCCGCGTCCAGGCCGACGAGGCGGCGGTGCTGTGGGCGAAGATGTCGTTCCTCGCCCCGTTCGCGCTGCTGACGACGCGTTACGGAGTGCCGCTGGGCGACGTCCGTACGCTGCACCGAACGGAGTTGACGGCTCTGGTGGCCGAGACGGCCGCCGTCAGCCGGGCGAGCGGGGCCCCCGCCGACCCGGCCGCGGCCCTCGCTCGCTACGACGCCTTCCCGCCGGGTACGAAGTCCTCCATGCAGCGTGACGCCGAGGCGGGCCGTCCGCTCGAACTGGACGCGATCGGCGGCGCGTTGCTTCGGGCCGCGGCCCGGCACGGGGTGCCCGTGCCGGTCGCGGAGCGGCTCGTGCGGGAGCTGGAGGACGTGCGTCCCCGCTGA
- a CDS encoding ferredoxin, producing MRLVVDLNRCQGFAQCVFLAPDVLALHGEEALLFSPRFDEVQRDRVEKAAAACPVQAILVDYSDEPTKRVEPHVG from the coding sequence ATGAGGCTTGTCGTCGATCTCAACCGGTGCCAGGGGTTCGCGCAGTGCGTCTTCCTCGCTCCGGACGTCCTCGCCCTGCACGGCGAAGAGGCGCTGCTGTTCTCCCCTCGCTTCGACGAGGTCCAACGTGACCGGGTGGAGAAGGCCGCTGCCGCCTGCCCGGTCCAGGCCATCCTCGTCGACTACTCCGATGAGCCGACGAAGCGGGTGGAGCCCCATGTCGGCTGA
- a CDS encoding MarR family winged helix-turn-helix transcriptional regulator — MDDSAEGISESAARAAQDLRVAFNRLRRRIREVSERQDLTPSQVSALTLVSKSGAATASALAATEGVRPQSMAATLAVLDQQGLIARNPDPGDGRRQLVTLTDAGRERVEGTRQARGEWLAKALQDRCTEAERQSVIEAMAVLDRLTRP; from the coding sequence ATGGACGACAGCGCCGAGGGCATCTCCGAGTCCGCCGCTCGCGCGGCGCAGGATCTGCGGGTGGCGTTCAACCGGCTGCGGCGGCGGATCCGGGAGGTCTCCGAGCGGCAGGACCTCACCCCCTCACAGGTCTCCGCACTCACTCTGGTGAGCAAGAGCGGTGCCGCCACGGCGAGCGCGCTGGCCGCCACCGAGGGCGTCCGGCCGCAGTCCATGGCCGCCACCCTCGCCGTGCTCGACCAGCAGGGGCTGATCGCCCGCAACCCGGACCCGGGGGACGGCCGCCGACAGCTCGTCACGCTGACCGACGCGGGCCGCGAACGCGTCGAGGGCACCCGGCAGGCCCGCGGGGAATGGCTGGCCAAGGCCCTCCAGGACCGCTGCACGGAGGCCGAACGGCAGAGCGTCATCGAGGCGATGGCCGTACTGGACCGGCTCACCCGCCCGTGA
- a CDS encoding DUF2277 domain-containing protein yields the protein MCRSIKTLRPPVLPEEATEEDIRAAALQYVRKVSGFRAPAAHNREVFERAVEAVAAATAELLGGLEVRGVTQRAG from the coding sequence ATGTGCCGCAGCATCAAGACTCTCCGCCCGCCCGTACTCCCCGAAGAGGCCACCGAGGAGGACATCCGCGCCGCCGCCCTCCAGTACGTTCGCAAGGTCTCCGGGTTCCGGGCTCCGGCCGCCCACAACCGCGAGGTCTTCGAGCGGGCGGTCGAGGCGGTCGCGGCCGCCACGGCCGAGCTGCTGGGCGGCCTGGAGGTGCGCGGGGTCACCCAGCGCGCCGGATGA